From the genome of Streptomyces sp. V1I1, one region includes:
- a CDS encoding IS1380 family transposase — protein MKVSHTPAAVSAVFDDRNLIAQAGLVPVMRLAERCGLARLAGEMVKLPGAKNGAGAAADAKVTSIVGGMAAGADSIDDLGVLRHGAMPALFRGVRAPSTLGTFLRAFTHGHALQLHAVHRRFLAALAAHTPLLTGADAKAFIDVDSTHKRVYGRAKQGAEYGRFKGIRTLHPLLATICTPHSRPVIAAVRMRRGKAADSRGAPKFVSEALATAAEAGCTGTRILRADSQFYNAGVIAACRRAGTHFSITTGMNPSVKRAVLAIPDEAWQQISYPNAVCDPETGDLISDAEVAEIPAYTAFASRKKAERVTARLIVRRVRDLDKPAVVGEQGELFPVWRYHPFFTDNPAATLQAEQEHRHHAVVEQVIADSKASALAHLPSGQFNANAAWLTLWAMAYNLLRATGALTSAFHAKATTATIRAHLVQVPARIARSARRITLHLPHNWLWQQAWTRLFDTVHGPPDPA, from the coding sequence ATGAAAGTTTCCCACACCCCGGCGGCGGTCTCCGCTGTGTTCGACGACCGGAATCTGATCGCGCAGGCTGGGCTGGTCCCGGTGATGCGGCTGGCCGAGCGGTGCGGTCTGGCGCGGCTGGCGGGCGAGATGGTGAAGCTGCCCGGAGCGAAGAACGGCGCGGGTGCGGCGGCGGACGCCAAGGTCACCAGCATCGTGGGCGGCATGGCCGCGGGCGCGGACAGCATCGACGACCTCGGTGTCCTGCGGCACGGTGCGATGCCGGCCCTGTTCCGAGGGGTCCGTGCCCCGTCCACGCTCGGCACGTTCCTGCGTGCGTTCACCCACGGTCACGCCCTCCAACTCCACGCCGTGCACCGCAGGTTCCTGGCCGCACTGGCCGCGCACACCCCTCTGCTTACCGGGGCTGACGCAAAGGCGTTCATCGACGTCGACTCCACCCACAAACGGGTCTACGGCCGGGCCAAGCAGGGCGCTGAGTACGGCCGGTTCAAGGGCATCCGCACGCTGCATCCCCTGCTGGCCACCATCTGCACCCCACACTCCAGGCCGGTGATCGCCGCAGTACGGATGCGCCGCGGCAAAGCAGCCGACTCCCGCGGCGCCCCCAAATTCGTCAGCGAGGCCCTGGCCACCGCCGCCGAGGCCGGCTGCACCGGCACCCGCATCCTGCGCGCGGACTCGCAGTTCTACAACGCCGGTGTCATTGCCGCCTGCCGCCGGGCCGGCACCCACTTCTCCATCACCACCGGCATGAACCCGTCCGTCAAACGAGCCGTCCTGGCCATCCCCGACGAGGCGTGGCAGCAGATCAGCTACCCCAACGCGGTCTGCGATCCAGAGACCGGGGACCTCATCTCGGATGCCGAGGTCGCCGAGATACCCGCATACACCGCCTTCGCCAGCCGGAAGAAAGCCGAGCGGGTCACTGCCCGGCTGATCGTGCGCCGAGTCCGTGACCTGGACAAACCCGCCGTCGTGGGTGAACAGGGCGAACTGTTTCCGGTCTGGCGCTACCACCCCTTCTTCACCGACAACCCCGCCGCCACTCTCCAGGCCGAGCAGGAACACCGGCACCACGCCGTGGTCGAGCAGGTCATCGCCGACAGCAAAGCCTCCGCCCTGGCCCACCTGCCCTCCGGGCAGTTCAACGCCAACGCGGCCTGGCTCACCCTGTGGGCCATGGCCTACAACCTGCTGAGAGCCACCGGAGCACTGACCTCCGCATTTCACGCGAAGGCGACTACCGCCACGATCCGCGCCCACCTGGTCCAGGTTCCGGCCCGGATCGCCCGCTCGGCACGGCGTATCACCCTGCACCTGCCCCACAACTGGCTCTGGCAGCAAGCCTGGACACGCCTGTTCGACACCGTCCACGGTCCACCCGACCCGGCCTGA
- a CDS encoding helix-turn-helix transcriptional regulator, producing MPVSGSSSVQAAQQVLADRLREMCKDSGLDGKELAQACGWHPSKVSRISTAKTSPSADDIRAWCRACGAEDQTDNLIASLRAVEGMWVDWRRMERAGLRRAQEARLPLYERTRWFRCYSSWLVPGLIQTYGYTEDVLRAVQRRRVAVDDVADAVAVRMERQRVLYEGIRRFAFLVEESVLRNGLGEPDTQLEQLEHLLTVGSLPNVSLGVVPTRLGRSRMPVEGFWIYDTGQVNVELVSGYLTLTQPSEVGAYADTFTMLADMAVYGARARALITAAMDSLG from the coding sequence ATGCCCGTATCAGGATCATCAAGCGTCCAGGCAGCCCAGCAGGTCCTTGCCGATCGTCTTCGGGAGATGTGCAAGGACTCCGGGTTGGACGGCAAGGAACTCGCCCAGGCGTGCGGGTGGCATCCATCGAAGGTGTCCCGGATCTCGACCGCGAAGACCTCGCCTTCCGCTGACGACATTCGTGCGTGGTGTCGAGCCTGCGGCGCGGAGGATCAGACGGACAATCTCATTGCCTCTCTGCGCGCCGTTGAAGGCATGTGGGTGGACTGGCGTCGGATGGAGCGCGCTGGGCTGCGACGTGCCCAGGAAGCCCGCTTGCCGCTGTACGAGCGCACCCGTTGGTTCCGGTGTTACTCGTCATGGCTCGTGCCCGGACTGATTCAGACGTACGGCTACACCGAAGACGTGTTGCGCGCGGTGCAGCGAAGGCGGGTTGCGGTCGATGACGTGGCCGACGCCGTGGCAGTGCGCATGGAACGTCAGCGCGTGCTGTACGAGGGGATCCGACGCTTCGCGTTCCTGGTTGAGGAGTCGGTCCTACGGAACGGACTTGGCGAGCCGGACACACAGCTTGAGCAGCTTGAACACTTGCTCACGGTCGGCTCACTGCCCAACGTCAGCTTGGGCGTGGTGCCCACCCGTCTCGGCCGGTCACGGATGCCGGTAGAGGGCTTCTGGATCTACGACACGGGACAGGTCAACGTCGAACTTGTCTCGGGCTATCTCACGCTCACGCAGCCCAGCGAAGTGGGCGCGTACGCCGACACGTTCACCATGCTGGCCGACATGGCGGTCTACGGGGCAAGAGCACGCGCGCTGATCACTGCGGCAATGGACTCACTCGGGTGA
- a CDS encoding DUF6879 family protein, protein MTTPVHEGLAKARHSAVHLEMRDAYQPSDPEFIAWQNGKRLDPADRSSWWRPFLDVVAETTARGVEMRRARIVSEPVTDYIHYEYDVTLPNVVAGELVRWLPRRKAADIALPGTDLWMFDNSSVLFTYFSGIGEVVDREWCTDAPVVELVRSAFEAVWERATPHEEYKPV, encoded by the coding sequence ATGACGACACCCGTACACGAGGGTCTGGCCAAGGCGCGGCATTCAGCCGTGCACTTGGAGATGCGCGACGCCTACCAGCCCAGCGACCCGGAGTTCATCGCGTGGCAGAACGGCAAGCGCCTTGACCCCGCTGACCGGTCGTCGTGGTGGCGTCCGTTCCTTGACGTGGTGGCCGAGACGACAGCGCGCGGTGTGGAGATGCGACGTGCCCGGATCGTGTCCGAGCCAGTGACGGACTACATCCACTACGAGTACGACGTGACGCTCCCGAACGTGGTGGCGGGTGAGTTGGTCCGCTGGCTGCCCCGGCGGAAAGCGGCCGACATCGCGCTACCCGGAACCGACCTGTGGATGTTCGACAACTCTTCGGTGCTGTTCACCTACTTCTCCGGGATCGGAGAGGTGGTTGACCGGGAGTGGTGCACGGACGCGCCCGTTGTGGAGTTGGTCCGGTCGGCGTTCGAAGCGGTCTGGGAGCGGGCTACGCCACATGAGGAGTACAAGCCGGTCTGA
- a CDS encoding SUKH-4 family immunity protein: MLFYEGLAYDDLVDWAGEGGVTRAHRQTVAKWRIPEADKAVLVDVGVPHSDDVPPTRVCFQTEAEPAVATADGRLLYLLAENQSPVHPGLVLTWSWAVEPDTGVVYYVMPDGEAWFANSSVVLWLQCLHHYGLRVDTCDLLLNADFHEEDTVLAEREELAAELKEFDPPAFAGYEEFIWPEYLARWLW; this comes from the coding sequence GTGCTGTTCTACGAGGGCCTCGCGTACGACGATCTTGTCGACTGGGCTGGTGAGGGAGGCGTTACACGGGCCCATCGCCAGACCGTGGCCAAGTGGCGCATCCCTGAGGCCGACAAGGCGGTCCTTGTCGACGTCGGCGTCCCCCACAGCGACGACGTCCCCCCCACACGAGTGTGCTTCCAGACGGAAGCGGAGCCAGCGGTAGCGACCGCTGACGGACGACTGCTCTACCTGCTCGCTGAAAATCAGAGCCCAGTCCACCCCGGACTCGTCCTGACCTGGTCGTGGGCCGTCGAGCCAGACACCGGTGTCGTCTATTACGTGATGCCGGACGGCGAGGCCTGGTTCGCCAACTCCTCCGTTGTTCTGTGGCTCCAATGCCTGCACCACTACGGACTGCGCGTCGACACCTGCGACCTGCTGCTCAACGCGGACTTCCACGAGGAGGACACCGTCCTGGCCGAACGCGAGGAACTCGCCGCGGAACTCAAGGAATTCGACCCGCCGGCATTCGCCGGGTACGAAGAGTTCATCTGGCCGGAGTACCTCGCCCGCTGGCTCTGGTAA
- a CDS encoding winged helix-turn-helix domain-containing protein, with protein sequence MRYAQGGGLTAERRRLRERIRHEAGERFARGEKSAVIAKDLRVSGRSVERWRRAWREGGMDALASAGPPKLPKLSDGQFAELEKELAVGPAEHGWEDQRWTLVRIRALIAWKFGIDCSMAAVWRLLHRHGWSWQCAARRAVERDEQAVGLWKKDVWPQVERLRRRSGPSSSSRTRPGSR encoded by the coding sequence ATGCGGTACGCGCAGGGTGGCGGACTGACCGCCGAGAGGCGGCGATTACGCGAACGGATCCGGCACGAGGCGGGCGAGCGGTTTGCTCGCGGTGAGAAGTCCGCGGTGATCGCGAAGGATCTGCGGGTAAGTGGGCGTTCGGTGGAACGCTGGCGGCGTGCATGGCGGGAGGGCGGGATGGACGCCCTCGCCTCGGCGGGACCACCGAAACTTCCCAAGCTGTCCGACGGCCAGTTCGCCGAGTTGGAGAAGGAGTTGGCCGTCGGTCCCGCCGAGCACGGCTGGGAAGACCAGCGCTGGACACTGGTGCGGATCAGAGCGCTGATTGCCTGGAAGTTCGGTATCGACTGCTCGATGGCGGCGGTGTGGCGGCTGCTGCACCGGCATGGCTGGTCCTGGCAGTGTGCCGCCCGCCGGGCAGTGGAGCGTGACGAGCAGGCGGTGGGGCTGTGGAAGAAGGACGTGTGGCCGCAGGTGGAACGACTGCGGCGGCGCTCGGGGCCTTCGTCGTCTTCGAGGACGAGGCCGGGTTCTCGATGA